GTGGACAAGTAAATCAAACCAAAAGGATACCAAAATACTTCTCACATGTCAGCTCCATGCCACCGTATACgtataatgtaatatttagaAATGGTCGAATTTCATCTTCGGATCAAGACATAATTACAAATGTATGAGTcagataagaaaataaaacaattaaatatttaaaaaaaaatcaacttacCAATGGTCTTGTGGTTTATTTTAGAAAGTATAAGAAAGTAACCGGAAGCTGCGCAGTATATCTCAGAGATCGACGAATACCGATTGGTTAATTCGGacacattcggagctcctcgaccatttttatcgaaaacaacctcggatgtatttgggcggtttacaaactcaaaaaaggtacgtttaagtccgctgcaagtagatcgcgtagtgattttatttagcagttaaactttatgactttactcttggaaatcttaattatgtttgcaataatatacttcactggcaatcaatttaaacttagatcaataaatacaattctaaaacactacatatcataaatgatataattcaaaaatttacgaactacttcaactgatgtaccggcatacatccgaggttgttttcgataaaaatggccgaggtgttccgaattaATTCGGACATTGAATGTCAAGGTAGAACTAGTCACATCTGGGGTCCGTCGCGCTGAGGACAAAACGCGCATCTCCATAGAGAATGAAGGCGCGGTACATCGGTTACAACTCATTCGgaaactcatttaaaaaagtttggataagctagagcaaaagaataTTGCAGAGTTGAAACAACAATTTGATGGCTATTGTCAGAAGATAAATCAGGATATTGAAAAGATTGACGAAAATATTGCGACGCTTGAGATGATGATAAAAGGACCAACAGGAGACACTGTCATGGATGGTACTATGAGAGATACACAGATGAGAAAGgcaaaaaaatatggtttatctTGGTGAAGAAACGGATGTTATCATGAATGAAGCAAAGGGAACTgaacaaattcaatttattcaCAATTCAAAAATCAGGAATCTCGTTTAAAGCTTGATATCGCTTGAAAGTTTTTCCTTACAGCAACGACTTCAAACGAGCAAAATAATTGGTCAATTCGACGTGCAAATGGCTAGTGACGTCAGTGACTTCTGGTCCTTGGTTCGGACTTCCTACCCGACGGTAAAGCCATGCTGGAGGACTGGGagaacaaaaaattaaattgttgaattttTCATAGACGGTTATAGAGCCACTTAAACGTTCAGGATGTCCCGGTATTAGTACAGTAAATCAAAACGAAGGAATTGTCACTGTGACCCATAAGATACAGCTTCAATATTTTACCATTGTCGAAATGCTCAAAATGGCAACCAGTCGGATCATAAAAACAAACGAATATTGCCGGGACATAGCTTATAACAAcggcaaatatattttgtttgtgggCGATCGAGTGATGGCAGTATACATGAAGTGAGCGTGTTAACGCATGGAGAAGAAATCATTAGAATGATCGTGACAGACGACAACGTGGACCGTCGGTCCAAGCGTCCTTTGTATGTGCTGCTAAAAAATATAGGAAACATATTTGTCACGAACGAATAAAAAGGGTGTTGTGTCTGGACGAAGAAGGGAAATTAATTCTACTTTCTCTGACACAACTCTTAAGTATCTAAACGGGCAAGCGCTTGTAAATTATGATCAAATTCTCGTGTGcggttttataatattttgcaGGTATTTTGCAATTGTATTCTGCTCGGACAAAGTTATCCTGAATCCGGAAGTTTGAGACATCCAAATAGTTTAAACTCACAGAAACAAATCGAATAGATAACAGCAATCTGTTCTTCTGTGTAAGTATAAATACTAACTGCAGCATCAACAACAGCGGCAggaagaacaacaacaacaaaggtTTAGTAATAATCCCATGTTCTTTGTATATGGACATTAAGttgaagtattttaaaacaaataaataaaacatgttttctttcacccgatttgtgtttttttataagttCAATAATTGATTCAACGAATTATTAACAATGAAAGAGAAAATGCGGTAAGTATTGAATATACGGTACTATTCAATTGTTTAAGTGTTGAACGATAATGGAAAACTAGTCGAGCACTTAGTGAGTTTGTTAAGACAATGAAACCGATACCCTAAATATTTCTGAATTGGTtaatttatgacatttaaacttaaaaaccccatttacattatttcatgAATAGAAGAAACGTATTTATATTCGTATAACCATACTTTATAAAGAAGGAAATCGTTTCGTTTAATGATACGACGTTTTCTCTGATGTTCTGGAGCTGTTGCATGCTAAAAGCCTAGCTTTCATGACTGCAACGTAACACGTAAAATACTTTTATCGCCTATGTCATTGAGTGGACTTGCACCAGGAACGCTTCAAAATGAAGGGAAAGAAGGACACCGGAAATGAAAAGGATGTCGCCTCGCGTCCATCTAATATACGGGACGCCTTCGAGGGAGAGTTTCTCTGCACAATTTGCGAAAAAGAGGGGAACCAAAGTGAGGCTACAAATTTTTGCATGGAATGCAATGCCAATTTATGCCCGCAATGCGTAGGGCAACACCGGAAGTTTCCGACAATGCGCGCTCATAAAGTGCTCGGGAAATCTGCTCGGAAGCACTTGGAACGAGATGTTGAGGAAGAGGAGAATTTGTTGGAGTGTCAAAATCATCCGGGCAAGATGGTGGACATGTATTGTTCCGAACATGATGAAGTCTGGTGCGGCGGGTGCATGGCCGTCTACCACAAGTAAGTTCGTGAGTTGCcgaaaagcaaaacatattaacatatttaaaatgtctttatgatggtgacgacgacgacgacgacaacgatgatgatgttgtagatgaatatgatgatgatgatgatgatgatgatgatgatgatgatgatgatgatgatgatgatgatgatgatgatgatgatggtggtggtggtggctatcatgatgatgatgatgatgatgacgacgacgacgacgacgacgacgatgacgatgatgatgatgatgatgatgatgatgatgaaatgatgatgatgatgatgatgatgatgatgatgatgatgatgatgatgacgttAAATAActcatttgttcaaaatatattctttacatttgatattaaatCTTTAATTACAGAACCTGTTCTAACGTCATCTTCATCACAGAAGCTGCGAAGACCATCCTGAAATCCAAGGCTTACAAGGACAACAAAGCGAACGTGACCAAGATGATCAAAGAGTACGCACAATTGAAACAGAGGGTGGAGAAAAACATGGACAACATCGCCAAACAAAGTGACACTGTGTCGGGAACTATAAGGTGGTTGTTTGCTGATATTGTGTTAGTTGTAGTTCGATTGCGAAGACTCATTTTGTCTCTTGGCCATGTCTTTTTTGTCTCTTGGCCATGTCTTTTTTTGTCTCTTGGCCATGTCTTTTTTGTCTCATGGCCATGTCTTTTTTTGTCTCTTGGCCATGTCTTTTTTGTCTCTTGGCCATGTCTTTTTTGTCTCCTGCCCTAGTTAGTTTTGTCTCCTGACCTGGTCCTTTTTGCATCTTGGCCTCGTCTTTTTGTCTCGGCCCTAGGTATTTTTGTCTCCTGAACTAGTATTTACTCCCAATGTACCCGTTTCTTACATCCTATCTAGTCCTTTTTCTCGACTCAGTCCCTTTTTACTCCCGAGCAGTCCTTTTTATTTGCCTTGTCTTTCTTACCCATGACCTAGTCTTTCCTACCCATTTCCTAGTCTTTCTTACTCCTGACCTAGTCCTTTTTACTCCTCACCTAGTCCTTTACACTCAGAACCTTGTCCTTTACACTCCTGATTTAGTCCTTTTTACTCCTGACCTCGTCCTTTACATTCATAACCTTGTCCTCTACACTCCTGATCTAGTCCTTTTTACTCCTGATCTCGTCCTTTTTACTCAGAACCTCGTCCTTTACACTCAGAACCTTGTCCTTTACACTCCTGATCTAGTCCTTTTTACTCCTGACCTCGTCCTTTTTACTCCTGACCTAGTCATTTTCTTACTTCTGACCTAGTCCTTTTACTCCTGACCTGGTCCTTTTTACTCCTGACCTAGTCATTTTCTTACTTCTGACCTAATACATTTTGTCTCCTGGCCTAGTCATTTTCTTACTCCAGACCTAGTCCTTTTTACTCCTGACATATTCCTTTACGCTCCTGAACTTGTCCTTTTCTTACTCCTGACCTAGACCATTTTGTCTCCTGGCCCAATCATGTTCTTACTAATGACCTAGTCTTATTTACCCTTGACCTCGTTCTCTTCTTCATACTTGACCTTATCCATTTTGTTTCGTGACCTAGATTCTTTTTTACTATTTCGGACTCGAGTTACCGTGTGTTAGACATTTCTCATGTTCTTATGTTGTTCCATCAGGGACTTACGGACTCGAGTGAACGCATTACTCGATGACCTTGAGGTGGTGGCTGTTGGGCGTCTGAAGGAAATCTACTCTCGTAACTTGGTTCAAATTGGAGAGGACAAACTGCGGTGCGAAGCGGTTATTAAGGCTCTCAGTCAGGTTTGTGTAACCTTTGTTCAACGAGTTGTACTTCTACAGTACATGTAGAATTGTAGACACTTGCTCAATGTATTCTTTAGATTAATTTTGTGACAGACAAAATTCCATTTCATTCGATGCATCAACTAGTTTGCATCTGCATCGTGAAACACCAACTGTCGCTTTATAAATCTTGTTTCATTAAggaaataatgttgttgttttttaatcaaattctCTACGATCGGTTCCCAACGTTACGCTTGGTAACGAAGCAAAACATAATGTGATTTTAGTGTAATTGAACATTACCTCAAGCCTTATACTCAATCAAATTAAAGGCGTATGACTTGTGGCAGAGGTTAAACCAAAGACCATCAAAAATGGCCGGCAACTCATGCCCATACATGCAAACATAATTTCGTTATGTGAAATAATGTGTTGATATTTCGTATAACCATTTAATAGTATAAATGAAAGATAGTGAATGTTCTGAAAGTTTATATTACAAGGGAAATGACagacatatatgtttaaatatgagatacattttttcatataatgtttcttaatttctttctcgattttttttaaatacaaaaatgaataatggATAACGTTAAAAAAGTTGTCTTCATCAAGAATTGAAGAATGAAACCTTATTTTCGTTCATGTTTTCTTTCTCAGGTTGACCGCGAGCTAAACAAACCCTTAAGCCCGACCAATACGGAGCCAGATATTTTCGTATACCTCCATAGGGCTAAAGAGAAACTGCGAATGGCCACCAACTACCACGGTATGCTGAATACGGGGACCCTGGGGCAAAGGGTGCGGTTTGTCATCGAACCAAAGATTGAGGAATGGTTGCACGAAATGAGGGATCGCCAATTAGGTCATTTTATCTATAAATACCGGCTAAATGAGGTGACGGTGAAACTTGACGACGACGTTCAGACTTGCGTCATTAACGGAGCGTCAGTGGTTACGGATGAGCGGTTGCTCATGACAGACTGGGCGAATAAGAGATTGAAGCTTCTCGATAAATTCTTTTCCGTAGTGGACACCATAGATTTGGAAACTGGTCCGAATGACGTTTGTCACGTGTCAACGAATGAAGCAATGGTAAGTCTACCCGACGAAAAATCGCTTCAGTTGGTGAAGATTGATCCGAAACTAGCGTTGGGCAAGAAATATGACGTCGGCGTCGAATGCCGTGGAATGGAATACTGGGCGGGGGAGTTGTACGTCATTTGTGGCGGGCTTGAGCATGAGGCTCAAGGTCACTTACGCGTGTACAACACGACCGGGAAACTTATACGCGCAATCGAGCACGACCATATCCGTGATTCCATATTCTCGATTCCCATGCGAATGGCGATTTCCAACGACGGAAGTAGAATTTTCGTCACGGACGGCGAGAAGGGAATTATCACCCTAAAGAAATCGGGGGAGGTGCTTCCGCCTCTTCAAGATCCGGCGATCAAGTGGCCATGGGGAATTTGCGCCGACAACAATGACCAACTTTTCGTCTGCGGAAGCAGCTCCAATAACGTCGTTCAGCTTCGTGAGAACCGGAAGTTGGGTGTCGCCCTGCAGGCAGAGGATGGTCTGAAGGATCCAATGGCCATTTGCTTCTTTCCATATGGTTCCCGGCTGATAGTGACACAGGATAAATCGGactttataaaagtgtttacGCCTCTTTGAGAGACGCAACTTTATATATTCGCTAAGAACATTACGTATAGCTGTGCTGACTGAACCACTAGCGGATCCGGGTCGGGGGGTAGGGGGTTGAGGGGGCGctcctccaccaccaccaccaccaccaccgttaTACAAATGCCCAAGTGAATTTAAATGGCAATATGGAAGAAAGAATACGCATAAGGTACACAAACCTGCGCTGTTTTAAACTACTGTTAGCCTATAACCCCAAAGATAAACCCCTGTATTACATTCAAAGCAAAGATTCTAAGGGCCTGCGTAGGTGTGTGAAATTATCAGGGGTGGTTACAGGATTTGGCGTTAGAAGGTGCGTTACTTAGTGGCGTAACCGTTTGACCTTGGCCCCTCTCTCAGAACCGATAAttaattggtttaaaatgttgacagGGGGGGGGGACTCCCCTAAGAAAAGATTAACAAATTCTAGTCCAAACTGGTGCTTTGGGGGCGTATTTGCGTATTGTATAACTTCTTTTTcctacattgaaatataaagtaaacttggacgattttttttatttattttttttttttttttttttttttttggtggggGGTGCGTTTCCTCCTGGATTCGCTAGTGGTTACACTCCCCTGGAGCCGCCCTTGTGAACTGACTTAATAAGTGACCTTTGTGTGATTTGCAGAATATTTTGTTGTAACTTTAGTGGTAGCTATAAcgtttatgatatattttaagcTTAGGCAACTGTTATGCTATATTTTTGGCAATAACGCTagtaacttttatgttatataAGTTGTGTTGCGGTTAAAACTTgtgttatataataattttgagTGGGTTTTAGTGTGAAAATTCTTTTTGGGtgcataaaaatgtaaaacaaatttatcattgaccaacaaaattaaagtaaaaaataatggcattgttgttttataaactaatataatataaagatgcAAACCATGAAGCGTTGGACATAAGCAAAACATACGGACTCAAATACACGAGTACCGAGTTTTACTTTCcaatttttaaattgaacttaTTCTAATTCAAAAGGCAATCAATCAAATTGATTAATAGGTCGttgttttaaattctaaattaaaggtcacattcaaataaatgaaaaccgGGCCAATAAACCATACGTAAATGTGTCGGcactttcaaaagaaatatacgGTTCAGTGGTTCTTATTGTTTTAGAGTATAGTTTTAAAGTCTGCTTTAAtggaattaaatttaaatgtactgGGTATCCAATTCTAGTATGCAAGTTACCATGCTTTACCCTTGGGCATTTTTGACAATACACTTGTCACTTTAAACATtcactttgttttattgcagAAAGTGGtctcatttttttaactttaataataattgtcCTCAAATGGAATTATATGGATTAGCGTAGTAGCTAAACAGTTTATGAACAATAGGACGCCATGAGTCGTATGCGTTCAGCCGCCAGCGTCCGCTCAAGCGCGACAGGCGCAAGCGTCAAATCCACGCGCACAAATCGAACTTCCGGTAGTTCAAAACCGGCTTCCGCAGTCATTGAATTCACGTGCGGTGCGTGCGCAAGAGAGAAAAATAATATCGAGGCGACGAACTACTGTCAAGACTGCGCGGAAAACTTGTGCATGGACTGTGTGAAGCAACACCTTAAGTTTCCGACAATGAATGAACACAAAATCCTTGGAAAAGAAGCTCGTCGGAGCGGCGATGAGGGTCCGTCGGCCCGGAAGTCGATCCTCGAGTGCCCCGCCCACCCGGGAAAGCCGGTGGACATGTATTGTGCGAACCACGATGAGGTCCGCTGCGGCGCATGCATTGCAGTTAACCACAGGTGAGTGGGTTGAGATCATTTGTAaaatcttaaagatgcactctttatCTCAAAAGAGtgttaccacaattaataatgctgtttggatattcaaaaaaaaagatgaataaatgtcgaaaatagtcgttcctatgaaggataccgagtttaatgtgaaagaaatgagcataaaacacggtatttctaccttatgagaccacatagcagatcacagtaaatcttttagcattcaacaatgtttttgcgctttctactattaaaaacacggttacaatcgtgttatcagtaatcgATATTgtccataaatgaattatttattaagaAGATGATGgtatatcagtcaaaattgatgtttgttatatctgtgtatgtattggttttgaataagtgCGACACTTTaacagtgtggacataccacgtggtttgtgacgtcacatttagttataacgtgaagtaaaataccgctcgattcaaaaaggattatcgctgtaagtgtgttatttttatatcaatttttataaaacctagcggaggctaagcggaaaaatgtacactacaCTCGGTTACTAAGCGGCATG
Above is a genomic segment from Mya arenaria isolate MELC-2E11 chromosome 2, ASM2691426v1 containing:
- the LOC128224668 gene encoding uncharacterized protein LOC128224668, producing MKGKKDTGNEKDVASRPSNIRDAFEGEFLCTICEKEGNQSEATNFCMECNANLCPQCVGQHRKFPTMRAHKVLGKSARKHLERDVEEEENLLECQNHPGKMVDMYCSEHDEVWCGGCMAVYHKTCSNVIFITEAAKTILKSKAYKDNKANVTKMIKEYAQLKQRVEKNMDNIAKQSDTVSGTIRDLRTRVNALLDDLEVVAVGRLKEIYSRNLVQIGEDKLRCEAVIKALSQVDRELNKPLSPTNTEPDIFVYLHRAKEKLRMATNYHGMLNTGTLGQRVRFVIEPKIEEWLHEMRDRQLGHFIYKYRLNEVTVKLDDDVQTCVINGASVVTDERLLMTDWANKRLKLLDKFFSVVDTIDLETGPNDVCHVSTNEAMVSLPDEKSLQLVKIDPKLALGKKYDVGVECRGMEYWAGELYVICGGLEHEAQGHLRVYNTTGKLIRAIEHDHIRDSIFSIPMRMAISNDGSRIFVTDGEKGIITLKKSGEVLPPLQDPAIKWPWGICADNNDQLFVCGSSSNNVVQLRENRKLGVALQAEDGLKDPMAICFFPYGSRLIVTQDKSDFIKVFTPL